Proteins from a genomic interval of Parachlamydia acanthamoebae:
- the ribH gene encoding 6,7-dimethyl-8-ribityllumazine synthase, translating to MEISGNFNGKGKRFGIVVARFNELITKSLLSGAIDTLIRHGVDAKQIHTAWVPGSYEIPLIAQKMAESEQYDAIITLGALIRGATAHFDLIASQVSSNLGHIALKTGIPVIFGVLTTDSIEQAMERAGTKHGNKGSEAALAALEMVDLVRQLKT from the coding sequence ATGGAGATTTCAGGAAATTTTAATGGAAAAGGTAAACGTTTTGGCATTGTCGTAGCTCGCTTTAACGAATTGATTACCAAAAGTTTACTCTCGGGAGCCATCGATACTTTGATTCGCCATGGAGTGGATGCCAAACAAATTCACACCGCATGGGTGCCGGGATCGTACGAAATTCCCTTGATTGCTCAAAAAATGGCTGAAAGTGAACAATATGATGCCATCATTACTCTTGGAGCTTTAATTCGTGGTGCAACAGCTCACTTTGATCTAATTGCATCCCAAGTTTCTTCAAATTTAGGACATATCGCTCTTAAAACAGGCATTCCTGTTATTTTTGGTGTTTTAACCACTGATTCAATTGAACAAGCAATGGAAAGAGCTGGGACTAAACATGGAAACAAAGGCTCAGAAGCCGCATTAGCGGCTCTAGAAATGGTGGACTTGGTACGACAGTTAAAAACCTAG
- a CDS encoding tetratricopeptide repeat protein encodes MSINFEGNIESGRLKFDANFSENKGIKDKGIKVNKGITKFAKNAFAAIGLGGGTIKIFGPDNKALHINKQSAIKWIKAHGEKADTENVDKLSSKAVGEKVAYLYVQKKAGEGSRSALLELGHMYETGTGVKQSYEKAVQSYRDASREGDLTGSIAHLKLGDLIEKGLGTEINKADAGYHFGKAFKGIEREAKQGNLQCQVFLADMYEEGKGIPKSKEEAANLYQKAADKGDAYAQGALALKYLNGSGVDESQDKALELARKSAKNGHPYGQFVLGLINEKNQKPKIAEKLIKKAATQGFAPAQQKLASIYADNDLLPDALAFGWFKKAADQGLAESQYKLGEMYSNGMLKSPKKAAEWYEKAAKQNHLVAQYSLGKMYLMGQGVDESFQKAIGWLNKAGSQGFGSAQAELATISHQLESDANKGDLAAQLKLAGMFLQIGENEKAVKWFEIAANNSPEAQLQLGQLYRAGRGVVKSDEKAAEWFLKAAENDNAEAQYRLGAMYFEGKDTEQTLEAAVKWLERSEKLGNSSAARFLRNQKQIDGNELNHYKELFLYQIGSAVEDLSTVSFVNLNQIFTDELERRQGSGEPLRTLLSARDNLTNNLRKLLNDNSELKALLEKADERLAFAQS; translated from the coding sequence ATGTCTATTAATTTTGAGGGGAATATTGAAAGTGGAAGATTAAAATTTGATGCAAACTTTTCCGAAAACAAAGGTATCAAAGACAAAGGAATTAAGGTTAATAAGGGAATTACTAAATTTGCTAAAAATGCCTTTGCAGCAATAGGTTTAGGTGGTGGGACTATAAAAATTTTTGGTCCAGATAACAAGGCCCTTCATATCAATAAGCAAAGTGCTATTAAGTGGATTAAAGCTCACGGAGAGAAAGCTGACACTGAAAATGTGGATAAATTGAGCAGTAAAGCAGTCGGCGAAAAAGTAGCGTACTTATATGTGCAAAAAAAAGCAGGGGAAGGTTCGAGAAGTGCTCTCCTTGAACTTGGCCATATGTACGAAACAGGCACAGGAGTTAAGCAATCTTATGAAAAAGCTGTCCAAAGTTATAGGGATGCAAGCCGTGAAGGCGATCTCACAGGCTCTATAGCCCATTTGAAATTAGGTGATTTAATTGAAAAGGGACTTGGTACGGAAATTAATAAAGCTGATGCAGGCTATCATTTTGGGAAGGCTTTTAAAGGAATTGAAAGAGAAGCAAAGCAAGGCAATTTACAGTGTCAGGTTTTTTTGGCTGATATGTATGAAGAGGGTAAAGGCATCCCTAAGTCTAAGGAAGAGGCTGCAAATTTGTACCAAAAAGCGGCCGATAAGGGAGATGCTTATGCGCAAGGAGCATTAGCACTCAAATATCTAAATGGATCTGGAGTCGATGAATCCCAAGACAAAGCTCTAGAGCTTGCACGCAAATCTGCTAAAAACGGACATCCTTATGGCCAATTTGTTTTGGGTTTAATCAATGAAAAAAATCAAAAACCTAAAATAGCCGAGAAATTGATAAAAAAAGCTGCTACTCAAGGATTTGCTCCTGCACAGCAAAAATTAGCGTCTATTTATGCAGATAATGATTTACTGCCTGATGCTTTAGCCTTTGGATGGTTTAAAAAAGCTGCTGACCAAGGATTGGCAGAAAGTCAGTACAAGCTTGGAGAAATGTATAGCAATGGAATGCTTAAGAGTCCAAAAAAAGCTGCCGAATGGTATGAAAAAGCAGCAAAGCAAAATCATCTTGTGGCTCAATACTCTCTAGGGAAAATGTACTTAATGGGCCAGGGTGTTGATGAGTCATTTCAAAAAGCGATTGGATGGTTAAATAAAGCCGGATCACAAGGTTTTGGATCTGCTCAAGCAGAATTGGCAACAATTAGTCATCAACTGGAAAGTGATGCTAATAAGGGTGATCTAGCTGCACAGCTTAAATTAGCAGGGATGTTTTTACAAATAGGTGAAAATGAAAAAGCGGTTAAGTGGTTTGAAATAGCTGCAAATAACTCGCCTGAAGCTCAATTGCAACTTGGGCAGCTTTATCGGGCGGGGAGAGGAGTTGTTAAATCAGATGAAAAAGCAGCCGAATGGTTTTTGAAAGCCGCAGAAAATGATAATGCTGAAGCCCAGTATCGTTTGGGTGCTATGTATTTTGAAGGAAAAGACACAGAACAAACTTTAGAAGCCGCTGTAAAATGGCTAGAGAGATCTGAGAAACTTGGAAATAGCTCAGCTGCTCGATTTCTTAGAAATCAAAAACAGATAGATGGCAATGAATTAAATCATTATAAAGAGTTATTTTTATATCAAATTGGTAGTGCAGTAGAAGACCTATCTACAGTGTCATTTGTTAATTTGAATCAAATTTTTACTGATGAATTGGAGCGGAGGCAGGGATCGGGAGAACCTCTGAGAACTTTGTTAAGTGCAAGAGATAACCTCACAAATAATTTAAGAAAACTTTTGAATGATAACTCTGAATTGAAAGCATTGCTAGAAAAAGCGGATGAACGTCTGGCTTTTGCTCAAAGCTAA
- a CDS encoding riboflavin synthase produces the protein MFTGLIEEMGIIRNMIATEKGMRIEINAELVLSDAKIGDSIAVNGCCLTVIEITSDSSGTQWWAADAVKETLQRTSLQQLKIGDAVNLERSVKLNDRLGGHLVQGHVDGIGTIETIRALPDGSHEFVIAPPQNLLRYIVEKGSITLDGVSLTVCLVNHRSFSVTLIPHTKAVTTWGQKKTGMFVNVEVDLLAKYMEKLSEPFRNASKKENLS, from the coding sequence ATGTTTACAGGTTTAATTGAAGAAATGGGAATCATTCGCAACATGATTGCCACTGAAAAAGGAATGCGCATTGAAATTAACGCTGAGCTCGTTTTGTCCGACGCTAAAATTGGAGACTCGATTGCCGTTAATGGATGCTGCTTAACTGTTATTGAAATTACCTCCGATTCTTCGGGAACTCAATGGTGGGCAGCTGATGCTGTAAAAGAAACGTTGCAAAGAACAAGCTTGCAACAATTAAAAATCGGCGATGCTGTGAATTTAGAGCGCTCCGTGAAGTTAAATGATCGGCTTGGTGGACATCTTGTTCAGGGACATGTTGACGGCATCGGAACCATCGAAACAATTCGAGCTTTACCTGATGGATCCCACGAATTTGTGATTGCCCCCCCTCAAAACCTGCTTCGCTACATCGTAGAAAAAGGATCCATTACTCTCGATGGCGTAAGTTTAACTGTATGCCTGGTTAATCACCGTTCTTTTTCTGTAACACTCATCCCACATACAAAAGCTGTGACAACATGGGGACAAAAAAAGACAGGCATGTTCGTGAATGTTGAGGTTGATTTACTCGCAAAATACATGGAAAAGCTTTCTGAGCCTTTTCGAAACGCATCAAAAAAGGAAAATCTATCATGA
- a CDS encoding outer membrane protein produces MKRYYFTVFVIFSTLYLILVKTLTISAEECEDICDRPLPFPHKFYIGPEFYHVHRTREGGTKQNGWIYGGRLGYERIKRFGLYWGVEGHWAQGSLCGHSGNGHKLKSTFTDSNVEGRFGYTLQSKCWYQPSFTPYVGIGYAWEKNAYRHPSPIHLHFLTRFPYWAVGFLSNIEVANNFGVGLNYKAWFMYDARCKVSHDPEFGSTTLKIQDKTNHRVELPITYHYCPPCNHIDIALVPFYESRHYGRHFSFPFSFADTKLTIWGVNLQFIYRL; encoded by the coding sequence ATGAAGAGATATTACTTTACAGTCTTTGTGATTTTTTCCACTTTATATCTAATTCTCGTGAAGACTCTAACTATATCCGCAGAAGAATGCGAGGATATTTGCGATAGACCTCTCCCATTTCCTCATAAATTTTACATTGGGCCAGAGTTCTATCATGTTCACAGAACGCGAGAAGGTGGAACCAAACAAAATGGTTGGATTTATGGAGGACGCCTAGGTTATGAAAGAATCAAACGTTTTGGTCTTTATTGGGGCGTCGAAGGTCACTGGGCACAAGGATCACTCTGTGGACATTCAGGGAATGGCCATAAATTAAAGTCAACGTTCACAGATAGCAATGTGGAAGGACGCTTTGGATATACCCTTCAAAGTAAATGTTGGTATCAACCTTCTTTTACACCCTATGTGGGAATTGGCTATGCATGGGAAAAAAATGCTTATCGCCACCCCTCCCCCATCCATTTACATTTTCTTACCCGCTTTCCTTATTGGGCAGTCGGATTTTTATCGAACATAGAAGTCGCGAATAATTTTGGTGTGGGACTTAACTATAAAGCGTGGTTCATGTATGACGCACGCTGCAAGGTATCGCACGATCCGGAATTTGGATCGACCACATTAAAGATCCAAGACAAGACAAATCATCGTGTTGAACTGCCTATCACTTATCATTATTGCCCTCCGTGCAATCACATTGATATTGCGCTCGTTCCTTTTTATGAATCGCGCCATTATGGAAGACATTTCAGCTTTCCATTCTCTTTCGCAGATACGAAACTCACAATCTGGGGAGTTAACTTGCAATTTATCTACCGACTTTAA
- a CDS encoding bifunctional 3,4-dihydroxy-2-butanone-4-phosphate synthase/GTP cyclohydrolase II, translated as MNLSSIENAIQTFSEGKMVIISDDTERENEGDLIIAADKVTVETIAFMVRHSTGILCMPMLEERLEELQLPQMVTENTGPRKTAFTVSVDALHGTTTGVSAYDRMLTVKALIDPNIRPHDLGRPGHIFPLKYCPGGVLKRAGHTEAAVDLCRLANLYPAAVIGEIVNDDGSMARAPDLKKFAETHQIPLISVEDIIRYRRKREKLVHCVSQAKIPTEFGEFTAYVYQSDLDGIEHIALVKGEVAKKENVLVRVHSECLTGDVFGSKRCDCGQQLDLALEKIAKEGSGVLVYLRGHEGRGIGLGHKLRAYSLQEQGRDTVEANLELGFPVDTREYGMGAQILADLGLTTIRLLSNNPAKYGGLAGYDLQIVERVPLISVATAENFRYLQTKQEKLGHLLTINAK; from the coding sequence ATGAATCTTTCGTCTATTGAAAATGCCATTCAAACCTTTTCCGAAGGGAAAATGGTGATCATTTCTGATGATACAGAAAGAGAAAATGAGGGAGATTTAATCATTGCGGCCGACAAAGTGACCGTTGAGACCATTGCTTTTATGGTCAGACATTCGACCGGAATTTTGTGCATGCCCATGCTTGAAGAAAGGCTTGAAGAATTGCAACTTCCCCAAATGGTCACGGAGAACACAGGCCCTCGTAAAACAGCCTTTACTGTGTCAGTAGATGCTTTGCATGGAACAACAACAGGCGTGTCAGCATATGACCGTATGCTAACCGTAAAGGCCTTAATCGATCCAAATATACGCCCCCATGATCTAGGCCGTCCAGGACACATCTTTCCGCTTAAATATTGTCCTGGTGGTGTTTTGAAAAGAGCCGGGCATACAGAAGCTGCTGTCGATCTGTGTCGTCTAGCTAATCTCTACCCAGCAGCTGTGATTGGAGAAATTGTGAACGACGACGGTTCCATGGCACGAGCACCTGATCTAAAAAAGTTTGCGGAAACACATCAAATTCCCCTTATTTCTGTAGAAGATATTATTCGTTATCGTAGAAAACGGGAAAAGCTTGTTCATTGTGTATCCCAAGCAAAAATCCCCACTGAATTCGGGGAATTCACAGCCTATGTTTACCAATCTGATTTAGATGGAATCGAACATATTGCGCTTGTAAAAGGTGAAGTTGCTAAAAAAGAAAATGTACTCGTCCGCGTACATTCTGAATGCTTAACGGGAGATGTCTTTGGTTCAAAACGATGTGACTGCGGGCAGCAACTGGATTTAGCTCTCGAAAAAATCGCTAAAGAAGGATCGGGAGTCCTCGTCTATTTGCGCGGGCACGAAGGAAGAGGAATCGGCTTAGGACATAAATTGCGTGCGTATAGCCTTCAAGAGCAAGGCCGCGATACTGTCGAAGCCAACCTAGAACTCGGCTTTCCTGTCGATACACGCGAATATGGAATGGGAGCCCAAATTTTAGCTGATTTAGGTCTCACCACCATTCGTTTATTATCTAATAATCCCGCCAAATATGGAGGATTAGCCGGATATGACTTACAAATTGTAGAACGTGTTCCCTTAATTTCTGTTGCAACGGCTGAAAATTTTCGTTATTTGCAAACAAAGCAAGAAAAATTAGGGCATTTACTAACGATCAATGCAAAATAA
- a CDS encoding tetratricopeptide repeat protein, which produces MNSLFFQGYVEKDRLILPNDNHGIRIEGRIVGCIKDLFAYFGMGKGTIAIQGTNHKIWRLNKQSAINWLHTIGDKTDLVGLDQKNNQIISDKVTYLYVKKRAERSATSCFYLGYLYELGIGVEQSYEEAFLNYKKALQHQSHHPYYLLAHLKMGDFLAKGIGTLVDKDQALSHYDQAFGGMNCLVIGIDLKRRKIHDKNFDLHVFLADMYEEGKGMKKSPEEATMHYQKAADQGNAYAQGALALKYLNGSGVTASVSKAKKLAHQSAKKRHPFGQYVLALIYERKGETLLAKKWIEKSASQGFALAQQHLARLCAANGSNEQSLELYKKAALQGLSESQFQVGRMLQEEDVQRYEISNEDVVSWYKKSAEQDNVEAQIALGMLYYAEQEENASLEQTLYWLKRASALNPERVKLKLDQMRNDLEIDANSGNIQAQLNLGELHRSTDETFNWYERAAEQGSAEAEYRLANLYANESEANALKYYRRAADKGHPLAQYQLGIWYFDGRNPMENLKGAVKLLKQSAQQNCTKARDFLFKRQIDDNVQLKSLKHDFLVKIDGSSLSKSISFMELFETVEYKRSIFKNSPRSLELLEKDIEDLTTSLNAHLKVHLDWSKELLEKADERLQFSNNA; this is translated from the coding sequence ATGAATTCCTTATTTTTTCAGGGTTATGTTGAAAAAGATAGACTTATACTTCCCAATGACAATCACGGTATTCGAATCGAAGGACGAATCGTTGGATGTATCAAAGATTTGTTCGCTTATTTTGGTATGGGAAAAGGTACGATTGCAATACAAGGAACAAACCATAAAATTTGGCGGCTAAATAAACAAAGCGCTATTAATTGGCTCCATACAATTGGGGACAAAACTGATCTAGTTGGTTTGGATCAAAAAAACAATCAAATTATTTCTGATAAAGTCACCTATTTATATGTAAAAAAAAGAGCTGAACGTTCAGCAACCTCTTGTTTTTACCTTGGGTATTTATATGAATTAGGAATTGGGGTTGAACAATCTTATGAAGAGGCTTTTCTGAATTACAAAAAAGCACTTCAACACCAAAGTCATCATCCTTATTACTTGCTTGCTCATCTCAAAATGGGGGATTTTTTAGCGAAAGGAATAGGAACACTGGTTGATAAAGACCAAGCTCTATCTCATTATGATCAAGCTTTTGGAGGTATGAATTGTCTCGTAATAGGTATCGATCTAAAAAGGCGCAAAATTCATGATAAAAACTTCGACCTGCATGTTTTCCTCGCAGATATGTATGAAGAAGGAAAAGGGATGAAAAAATCTCCAGAAGAAGCAACCATGCATTATCAAAAAGCTGCTGATCAAGGCAATGCCTACGCCCAAGGCGCTTTAGCATTAAAATACTTAAATGGCTCTGGAGTGACAGCTTCGGTCAGTAAAGCAAAAAAGCTTGCTCACCAATCCGCTAAAAAAAGGCATCCATTTGGGCAATATGTTTTGGCCTTAATCTATGAAAGGAAGGGAGAAACACTCCTTGCAAAAAAATGGATAGAAAAAAGTGCCAGTCAAGGTTTTGCGTTAGCCCAACAACATTTAGCACGACTCTGTGCTGCAAATGGATCTAATGAGCAATCGCTTGAATTATATAAAAAAGCAGCCTTGCAAGGACTATCTGAAAGTCAGTTTCAAGTTGGAAGGATGCTTCAAGAAGAAGATGTGCAAAGATATGAGATTTCTAATGAAGATGTGGTTTCATGGTATAAAAAATCCGCTGAACAAGACAATGTTGAGGCTCAAATTGCCTTAGGGATGTTGTACTATGCGGAACAAGAAGAAAATGCATCGCTCGAGCAGACTTTGTATTGGCTAAAAAGGGCTTCGGCATTGAACCCCGAAAGAGTTAAACTAAAATTGGATCAAATGCGCAATGATCTAGAGATTGATGCTAACAGTGGAAATATTCAAGCACAGCTCAATTTAGGGGAATTGCATCGCTCAACTGACGAAACATTCAATTGGTATGAAAGAGCTGCTGAACAAGGATCTGCTGAAGCAGAATATCGCTTAGCAAATCTGTATGCAAATGAATCAGAAGCAAATGCGCTTAAGTATTATCGAAGGGCGGCAGACAAGGGGCATCCTCTCGCACAGTACCAATTAGGTATTTGGTATTTTGATGGTCGTAATCCAATGGAAAATCTCAAAGGGGCTGTTAAACTTTTAAAACAATCAGCTCAGCAGAATTGCACAAAAGCAAGAGATTTTCTCTTTAAAAGACAAATTGACGATAATGTGCAACTAAAGTCATTAAAACATGACTTTTTGGTAAAAATTGATGGGTCATCACTCTCTAAATCAATTTCTTTTATGGAATTATTTGAAACAGTTGAATATAAGAGATCTATCTTTAAGAATAGCCCTCGTTCCCTTGAATTACTTGAAAAAGACATTGAAGATTTAACGACTAGTTTAAATGCTCATCTAAAAGTCCATTTAGATTGGAGCAAGGAATTATTAGAAAAAGCCGATGAACGTTTACAATTTTCTAATAATGCGTGA
- a CDS encoding tetratricopeptide repeat protein produces MKLRSLVIPVLFFAFGSTSYLSAHNLTENSPKKEEFKGADYNLLKKKAHKSAKAGRTDQALQEVNLLISQQPDSPWGYKLRANIYFFDKKYQEALSDFNQVIRLRPSCANAYVDRAIVYLAMDDLESATKDIEKAIEIKPMSAFAYCVREKIYIAKAQTDIKTRGKKK; encoded by the coding sequence ATGAAGCTACGATCTCTAGTTATACCAGTGCTTTTCTTTGCATTTGGTTCGACAAGCTATCTTAGTGCACATAATCTCACCGAAAACAGTCCTAAAAAAGAAGAATTTAAAGGGGCTGATTATAATCTTTTGAAAAAAAAGGCACATAAAAGCGCCAAAGCAGGTCGCACTGATCAGGCTTTACAGGAAGTCAATTTGCTCATTTCCCAGCAACCTGATTCTCCATGGGGTTATAAACTTCGTGCAAACATCTACTTTTTTGACAAAAAGTATCAGGAAGCCTTGAGCGATTTCAATCAAGTCATAAGATTAAGACCCTCTTGTGCAAATGCTTATGTGGATAGAGCTATTGTTTATCTTGCTATGGATGATCTAGAATCAGCGACAAAAGATATTGAAAAAGCCATTGAAATCAAACCGATGAGTGCTTTTGCCTATTGCGTACGTGAAAAAATTTACATTGCAAAAGCTCAGACTGACATCAAAACTCGTGGCAAGAAAAAATAA
- a CDS encoding DoxX family protein, whose translation MGFLRRFFGGLKHWGDRLQDFLLLAIRLFWGYNFFITGYGKLANIEPVSSFFASLGFPFPTFNAYLAGSVECFGGLLLLVGLASRFSALLLSGVMIVAYFTAHAESVRQIFHDPDLFLSQPPFLFLFASLLIFCFGPGRFSLDALFKRWAK comes from the coding sequence ATGGGTTTTCTACGAAGATTTTTTGGTGGCCTAAAACACTGGGGCGATCGCTTGCAAGATTTTCTACTGCTTGCGATAAGGCTCTTTTGGGGATATAATTTTTTTATAACTGGATATGGAAAGCTAGCGAATATTGAACCTGTGAGTTCATTTTTTGCATCGCTAGGATTTCCATTTCCCACTTTTAATGCCTATCTGGCTGGATCGGTGGAATGTTTTGGTGGCCTATTGTTACTCGTAGGCTTAGCTTCACGTTTTTCAGCTCTTTTGCTATCTGGAGTAATGATTGTTGCGTATTTCACAGCTCACGCTGAATCTGTGCGTCAAATTTTCCATGATCCGGATCTCTTTCTTAGTCAACCACCTTTTCTTTTTCTATTTGCCTCTTTACTTATCTTTTGTTTTGGTCCAGGAAGATTCTCTCTGGATGCCCTTTTCAAAAGATGGGCAAAATAG
- a CDS encoding putative 2OG-Fe(II) oxygenase, translated as MNKKNFKPLQLIQQFPLKNDVLNQKLEQYVASEMERTQNDKKEQHSNIGGWQSKRDLHAHLADDSSKGLLLELFQSFSAPMSQYISSCSELFNVQSNENYDWNYTGAWFNVAVRGGYNAPHVHPLSQISAAYYIYTEEPSSEYPFSGRIDFIIDNITYHFFPKPGTLILFPSDTLHFVHPYYGSTPRISLSFNVNNVHTVHLLPT; from the coding sequence ATGAATAAAAAGAATTTTAAGCCATTACAGCTTATCCAACAGTTCCCATTAAAAAACGATGTCTTGAATCAAAAGTTGGAACAGTATGTTGCGAGTGAGATGGAACGTACTCAAAATGATAAAAAAGAACAGCATAGCAACATCGGCGGGTGGCAAAGTAAGCGAGATCTTCATGCTCATTTAGCGGATGATTCTTCAAAAGGTTTATTGCTTGAGTTGTTTCAGAGCTTTTCAGCTCCTATGTCCCAATACATCAGTTCTTGCAGTGAGCTATTCAATGTTCAGTCAAATGAAAATTATGACTGGAATTATACAGGAGCCTGGTTTAATGTTGCTGTTCGTGGCGGTTACAATGCTCCTCATGTCCATCCATTAAGCCAGATTAGCGCAGCCTATTATATCTATACTGAAGAGCCTTCATCTGAATATCCATTCAGTGGAAGAATAGATTTTATTATCGATAACATTACTTATCACTTTTTCCCGAAACCGGGCACTCTCATCCTTTTTCCAAGCGATACTCTCCATTTTGTTCATCCTTATTACGGCAGTACCCCAAGGATTAGTCTTAGTTTTAACGTAAATAACGTCCACACTGTGCATCTTCTCCCAACATGA
- a CDS encoding DUF3419 family protein, with translation MPDFFERLNYSFGNEDWRTEQQALNIQPQDTVLCITASGDRPLHLLLNDCKELISIDANPIQNYLLSLKRAAMQAFDFPNYLNFLEGRLENQASDSLHKLLPFMDGDAAHYWMHQASMLDKGILFQGHIERIFKHVSMLFRCLRPKKVKRLFEFENLEEQRKFLHAEWDTLFLRKLFVFALNPIFPRVFFNDPGLFAHVDSTIQVGAYIYDRMLQCLQGCLASENAFVSLMFQGALKKDFYPPYLTAKGTEVIKPRLDKIKIKTENVINYLKRVPDRTFDAFSLSDIASYMSKESFDELMQAVYRTAKPGARFCIRQFSSNHQIPIHLKPYFQRDINLEKKLEAEDYFFVYRFLTGEIFVPEHEMFQSKNKMTRGDLQAIAS, from the coding sequence ATGCCTGATTTTTTTGAGAGACTTAATTATAGCTTTGGGAACGAAGATTGGCGTACGGAGCAGCAAGCACTGAATATTCAACCGCAAGATACGGTTTTATGTATTACTGCAAGTGGGGATCGGCCATTACATTTACTTTTAAATGACTGTAAAGAGCTTATTTCTATAGATGCAAACCCTATTCAAAATTATCTTTTAAGCTTGAAGCGCGCGGCTATGCAGGCATTTGATTTTCCAAACTATCTGAATTTTTTAGAGGGTCGTTTGGAAAATCAAGCTTCAGATTCCTTGCATAAGCTTTTGCCATTCATGGATGGTGATGCCGCGCATTATTGGATGCATCAGGCATCAATGTTAGACAAAGGAATTCTTTTTCAGGGGCATATTGAGCGTATTTTTAAACACGTTTCGATGTTGTTTCGATGTTTAAGACCAAAGAAAGTGAAGCGTCTTTTCGAATTTGAAAATTTAGAAGAACAAAGGAAGTTTTTGCATGCAGAGTGGGACACGCTTTTTTTAAGAAAGCTTTTCGTCTTTGCATTAAATCCGATCTTTCCACGTGTTTTTTTTAATGATCCAGGTTTATTTGCACATGTCGATTCGACGATACAAGTTGGAGCATATATTTACGACCGCATGCTTCAGTGCTTGCAGGGATGTTTAGCTAGTGAAAATGCTTTTGTTTCCTTGATGTTTCAGGGAGCATTAAAAAAAGACTTCTATCCGCCTTATTTGACTGCAAAAGGGACTGAGGTTATTAAACCCCGATTGGATAAAATCAAAATAAAAACAGAGAATGTGATCAATTATTTAAAACGAGTACCAGACCGCACCTTTGATGCTTTTTCTTTATCAGACATTGCATCATATATGTCGAAGGAAAGTTTTGACGAACTCATGCAAGCTGTTTATCGAACAGCTAAACCCGGAGCACGTTTCTGTATTCGGCAATTTTCTTCAAACCATCAAATTCCTATTCATCTCAAACCTTATTTTCAAAGAGATATAAATCTAGAGAAAAAGCTAGAGGCTGAAGATTACTTTTTTGTTTATCGTTTCTTAACGGGAGAAATATTTGTTCCGGAACATGAAATGTTCCAGAGTAAGAACAAAATGACAAGAGGGGATCTACAAGCAATTGCGAGTTAA